A stretch of DNA from Erythrolamprus reginae isolate rEryReg1 chromosome 10, rEryReg1.hap1, whole genome shotgun sequence:
aatatatatatatatatattttcactgctcacagtcactcatgccctcatcacctcgaggctcgactactgtaatgctctctacatggggctacctttgaaaagtgttcggaaacttcagatcgtgaagaatgcagctgcgagagcagtcatgggcttacctaggtatgcccatgcttcaccatcactccgcagtctgcattggttgccgatcagtttccggtcacaattcaaagtgttggttatgactataaagcccttcatggcaccggaccagattatctccgggaccgccttatgctgcacgaatctcagcgaccagttaggtcccacagagtgggccttctccgggtcccgtcaactaaacaatgtcgtttagcaggacccaggggaagagccttctctgtggtggcccccccctggaaccaactccccccagatatcagagttgcccccaccctcctagcctttcgtaagctccttaaaacccacctctgtcgttaggcatgggggaattgaggctcttcctccccctaggcttataaaatttatgcatgttatgttagtatgtatgattggtttctaaattggggttttaaattaacttaaatattagatttgtttacattgtattattattgctgtgagccgccctgagtctgcggagaggggcggcatacaaatctgattaataaataaataataagtaaataatgactttgggcctgtcaGTCATACTAAAAGATGGCTCTGCTCCCTTTCGCAGGAATAGAGAAGCCCTCTGCTTCTAAAATAATGGTAGAGGGGTAGGGGTTCCCCCCCCCAATACAttggttaatttaaaaaaaacagaaaagaaaaaacttcctgcGCAaatttcatgggttttttttttgctttccttaAGGATTTTCTGAGTGCTTCTATGGGCTGCGTGAAGGATTACCCTGAATCGTATTCTCTACATGAAGTGACCAGCCTCCTCGGTGGACAGTTTAGTAGACAGCTGaccctgaagtttgaaaaaagccTTCTTGCCTTGGTAAGCTTCCCAGAAAATCCGAAAGGTGCTCTTGAAAGGGCAAGGGGACTCTGGTttctctttgaagacatttcgcttctcatccaagaaggttcttcagccCTGACTGGTGACCTCCAGGagtctaaaagaatgcaaatagaattctttataggccaagtgtgatcagacacacaaggaatttgtctttggtgcagatgctctcagtgtacataaaagaaaaagagacattggtcaagaatcatgtggtacaacacttaatgattgtcataagcaatgaagaaacaatcaatattaataaaaatcttaggatacaagcaacaagttacagtcatacagtcctaagtgggaggaaatgggtggtgggaatgatgagaaaaaactactagtaatagtagtgaagacttagtagtttgacagtgttgagggaattattttttttagcagagtgatggtgaaaatgGGGGAAAActcctcttgtgtctagttgtctttgtgtgcagtgctctgtagcgacgttttgagggtgggagttgaaacagtttgtgtccaggatgtgaagggtccgtcaatattttccccgccctctttctgACCCGTGCAGTctacgggtcctcaatggaaggcaggttggcagccattgttttttctgcagttctgattctcctctggagtcttgttgggttgcagaaccgaaccagacagtgacaGAGGTGCAAATGTCTGCAAGGAACATAAACCCTTCCTTTCCCCACCACCCAGCCAGAGCTTTTCCTAAGGAAGAATGGTTTCCATCCCTGCTTGGagatttggggtgggggctgtccCTCTATTTGACCCTCCAAGAAGAAGGCTTGCGAGGTTGCGTCTTGGTCAGCCATTTAACCAGAGGTgttgcattaaaaataaataaataaataaaataataataattttttccccttctcccaaGGGAATGGTGCACCTTGTTAAGCGATTCTTCCCCAAGCTGCCAACATCAATTAACTTACCTGCGGATAAAGCTGAGCATGAAGAACTCTGTGGGACTCCCGAGGGCCGTGCTGCCCATCTGCACAATGTAAGCAATGCAAGCCACATTTGTGCATGAACCCTTCCCTGCAGGCGACCCCAGTGGTTGTTGTGTTTCCCTTTCACCGTAGCAGCTCCCCTTGTTACTCAGAATTCTCACTGCAGCGGGTTTTGGAgccgttcttttttctttttttaaaaaaaagtgagcAGAAAGAAATACATCATGTGTGAACACACTTTGGCTCTgtgctgttctgttgggctctctggtggaatcctcccaaaaattcacaggtacaaatttcagacacacagatgtttgaaaattcaaaacaatgttctttataatgaaaattcacttaaaccaagccctcttttgggatagccaagagcactggtctccaaacaaactggtcattggtacaagtcccttatcagttctgtgatacttagcttgcagctgtgaggcaattcacagtccttcttctttcacaaagtgaaacacactttgccctggtttagtttcaaagcgggggaaaatcagcacacaaaaagtcaaagtcagtaaagcagtcacgaaacacaaggatcagataatcctccacaatggccaaacccacaggctgctctttatagcagcctccctaatgaccacagccccacccaaccacaggtggcctcatttctttgataataatctctcagttgttgctgcctatgcatcgctctccgcatgggtggctgtatcattaactcttgttccgaatccaaggaggagctagataattgatctccttctgagctgtctgccccactctcctcctccctgtcactcatgtcttcttggtcagaggagccttcatcagcagattccaccaggggaggggggcaaaacaggcctgcagcatgtggatgtctcccccacatccacagtccttggggcaggagctgggccagagctaaccacaacatgagtGAAGAGAGCTGTAAGCTAGCATGAAATCGAGGTCTCTTTCTCTTCCTGATCAGGAGAAAGACTTAAAATGAGGCTTCAGACTTCACTTTTTATTATAGGCAAGGCAGAAATGACAACTTTGGACCAAGCCAACATTTGCTCTTGGTtcgtgttggtatgtctcggtttAGCTAGACTATGAGATCTTTGACATActctgagcagagaattttaacagagtgtggatgtgtggtaaagccaaagaaacaaaagacacagacttagttatgcttaacaAGTGCTATTTACCTatacacaaaacagaaacaatccataacaagcactaagccatacaatataataagcactaagcaaacacactcccccctcaaggcaaagcaacagcgaatgagcgataaagcatcattgaaggaaggagtactggcgccctcttatggcgaaccagtccaaaatatttaaagtgacagtacaggagactacaataggtagtttacaatggcaaaccctaacaaccatgtaccttgtactaacagttCGTTTTAGAATGGAttacattttgttttaaattgcCCCAACTCAGAAATGTCCTATTTTTAGCAATAATCAGAGTTTGCCATTGTTTTAGTTTAGAAGAAAAATGTCTTTTGTCATTAATATTAGATTCTGCACTTTAAAACAGCTGCTGCAAATACAATTTAGAGACAATTCCGAGAGATATTTGGGCAGCGAGTAACAAAGGTAGACATTGTTCCATGGAGAAATGATATCATTAGCAAGCTCTACAATTTAAGATGTCTTATCGCTAAGCACACAGAAACACACGTGTATAGGTCAAAGTGAGGCCTTTGTAGAAGGGCAGGATGCCTGAATCAGGCCTGAACAAAGGGGTTGTTGATTCTTAAGGGCAAGATACGTAAATAGTCATGTTTGCCTAATTTCATTGTGTGCTAAAAATACTTCTGGGGTATTAGTTAATTCTTCAAACTTAATAATGTCATTTTGTTCAATCTAATTTACAGTTTATTATCTCATCCTCTCcattattgttttttcttttaaaggacaTTAGCACTGACCCAAATGCTGAAAAACTGGCTGCCAAATACTGTCCTCAGGTGGTTTTGACAGGTGAATCCTTATATGCTCTGTTGAACAATCACGGTCTGGATTATAATCAGCAGTGGGAACTTCCTGTGTCGGTGAAAACAGTTTCTCTTGCTGGTGAGCTTCGTTTTCCCCCCAAACCCTGAACTTTTAGGGTAGAATTGGACTTAATGTGGTTCTAAGGTTGCCTTAGGCCAGTTAATTTCAAAGTGAGGGTCAGCTCTATCACTAGAACTTTCCAATGGGCCAAATAGCTTGTGCATATCTTCATTCTCCTGTCCATTTCCCTGATAACTTCAGAATTATGCCTTATCAGAATTATGCAAAGTAGCTTTGCTTtaagtcagtgcttctcaaatagtggggcgagtCCCCCAGGGGGAGGGTGTGGAATGATGCTAACGGGGGGGCATGACccctggggaatgtgctttttctGCCCCAGGGAGTAGGGGGtgttttgcaccgaacaatagcacacagcacagagcaggagacacGAAGTGCAGGtgacaaacccttaagagacaccatggaaacatattgaacagggatgaaaagaaaggaggagagagacggagataaagaGACAAACATAAGactcctgaaagctaagaggaggaaatatgatgaagcgtatgtagcgctggGCGTCACCGtaactacggtgggagacgaggaaagaccagtatgttgaCTGGGTCTTAAAATGTCGGCAACGGACaaaatgaagccaaataaattaaggcgcacttaaaacacatttacaccccaatcacactgataagctgtttgagttttttcagcaaaagcttacaaaatattgcaaacaattttcTTGGTAGAGCTGGGGGCCtgtgaaatttatttgtttatttattatttattaatcagatttgtatgccgcccctctccgtagactcgggatggctaacaacaataataatacaatgtaaacaaatctaatatttaagttaattaaaaaaaaacccaatttaagaaaccagtcatacatacagacataccatgcataaattttataagcctagggagaagggaaagtatcaattcccccatgcctgacgacagaggtgggttttaaggagcttacgaaaggcaaggagggtgggggcaactctgacatctggggggagttggttccaaagggtcggggccgccacagagaaggctctccccctgggtcctgccaaacaacattgtttagttgacgggaccgggagaaggcccactctgggacctgacctgtcgctgggattcgtgcagcagaagcggtcccggagataatctggtccggtgccatgaagggctttataggtcataaccaacactttgaattgtgaccagaaaccgatcggcaaccaatgcagactgcggagtgttggtgtaaatgtTTATAACTgaagagaaaatgattgagaagcCCTGCTTGAAGTGTTGCATTTGCCTGGAAACAAAATCAAACAAACGTGGTCCCTTTTTATACAACACGACTGTTGATCTTGTGGTAGCAAAGCAGAGGAAATGGACTAGGAAGAACAAACAGTCGGTGGCTTCACAGTTTCTTTTTGATGTTGAACATTCACTGTGTCTGGAGAGTGCAGTTTGTTTATTCTGTTCCATGACCTATAACTTATTTTACACCGAAAGACTCCACGTGGCGATTAAAGCAACCTCCATAATTGCCTCTTGATCCCTCTCCAACtaataatcatttaaaaaaaatagttttggggAGGCGAATCCGGTTTTTATTATCTGGGAAATTTTACTTCTTGTACTCCCATATTTAGATTAAAGATGATTATGTACAACACtatatgcctgctctttttaatctttgtattgtaataaaaatttatttttttatatatatatatatatatatatatatataaagatgattATCCTTTGCTAATgaagaaaacaaatgaaaatccactttttattggattgtacatgttgtgtttattattgttgttagccgcctcgagtctgcggagaggggtggcatacaaatgcaataaattattattattattattattattattattattattattattattattattatttttcccaaaGGCCTGAAACCAGTCAAAGTGGCCTTCATCGATCCACCTCTGCTGAAGAAGGAGATGACAGTGAGGGAAAAAAACCAGATTTTTCATGAATTCCTGGCAGATTTTCACACAACCAAGCAGTCCAGTATTGTCGCCCGGGCTGTGATCCTGGACAAGCCATCAGATGTGCTGGTGAGTTGCGGTCTTGTTTTGTTTGAAGTACTAAAAGGAAGGTTGCCTAAATGTCATAGGATGTCAGGGCTGGGGCTGGACATGACCATGCCAGAGTCAGACCCCTGCTCAGTATCACATTCTGTGTCAATGACCAGACGGTCTCCCTCCGGCttgcatttaagaaaaagaagaatattgACAGTTAAGCCTTCAAGACTTGTGTTGTTGTGCAAATGATACAACGTGTGTCTCcagattgaatagaatagaatagaattctttattggccaagtgtgattggacacacaaggaatttgtctttggtgcagaggatctcagtggacataaaagaaaagagacatttgtcaagaatcaggaggtacaacatttaatgattgtcatagggtacaaataaggaatctggaaacaatccatattaataaaaataaggatacaagcaacaagttacagtcacagtaatagtagtgcagacttagtaaatagtttgacaatgttgagggtattatttgtttagcagagtgagggcgttcaggggaaaaaactgttcttgtgtctagtggtcttggtgtgcagtgctctgtagcaacgttttgagggtaggagttgaaacagttgatgtccaggatgcgaggggtcagtcaatactttcacagccctctttttgactcattgtgcagtctacaggtcctccatggaaggcaggtgggcagccattgtttcttctgcagttctgattctcctctgaagtctgtgtcggtcctgttgggttgcagaaccgaaccagacagtgatggaggtgcagatgattcctctgtagaactgcatcaAACTGAACCCCcattttgtctctttctcttccaGTGGGGAGCAGAGCTTAAAACTGCCCATGGCCGACCCGTGCAGGAATCTCTTTCtggagatctggacttcaatatGGACTTCACCGAGCTGGAGAGTTTTGCCTCCTTGGCCACAAAGCCTCCGCGCTCTTCTTCTCCTCCAGCGGAGATCTCTGCCCCGAAGCCGCCCGGATGGTCTGAGGCCTTCTCGGAGCCCCTGAAAACGGAGaaggggcagggagggagggggagtaaAGCCAAGGAAAACCAGGAAGCCGTCTCCAGCAGCGGGAGGACGTCGCCCTCGGGGAAGAAGACCCTCCCGGATTTGGATAGTGAGGGAAACCCGTCGAGTGAAGCTTCCGAGCCGATGGAGGCGATGGACCCGGGTGGCGGAAGCCTGGCATTGCCTTGCCAAGGGAAAAATCTGGGCCTTAGCAGCATCCTGGGGGCTTTTTCCGGTAAAAATTGTAACATCGGTGAAGTGGCTGCCGAAGAGGTCGGATCCCCTGCTCTGTCCTGCAGCAGCGACACAGATGGAGACTGTCTGGTCATCGACATAGAATGTGATACTGAGCAGGGGTCTGACCCTGGCGTGGTCACGTCCAGCCCCAGCCCTGACCCACCGGCTCCTCCTTCCCCCGCCCCTGGACCGGCCCTCTTGGAAAAACCAGCCGAGGCTTCGGAGACGCACGCAAAGGCTTCTCCCGGGAGGCTTCGCCCACGGTTATCCCAGAAGATCGACCCCCTGGGGCAGATTTTGAAAATGCAGACGAGGCTCCTgaagccccctcccccaaattgtCCGGGGCAGCTGCCGGTAACCAGTGAAAGGAGTGTGAATCCTACCCAGGGCCAGCCAGGTGCCCATTCTCTCCCTTTGGCCTCTTCAGTTGTGGAGCCAGGACAACATACTGTAACCAACACAAGCCCTTCCTCCAGGTTCATCTGGGCAACCTGTTACCAGGGACCTCAGAAAGGTAGGTGATGGGATGGCTAGGTGGTAGCTGTAAACCTGTGTCCCTCAAAGGTTCACCTGCTTTaagatgttctgtcgagctctctggtagaatcctcccaaaaattcacaggtacaaatttcagacacacagatgtttgaaaatccaaaacaatgttctttataatgaaaatttacttaaaccaagccctcttttggtatagccaagagcactcgtctccaaacaaactggtaatttgtacaagtcccttatcagttctgtgatacttagcttgcagctgtgaggcaattcacagtccttcttctttcacaaagtgaaacacactttgctctggtttagtttcaaagcggggaaaaagcaacacaccaaggtcgaagtcagcaaagcagtcacgaaacacaacaatcagataatcctccacaatggccaaacccacaggctgctatttatagcagcctcactaatgaccacagccctacccaaccacaggtggcctcattttctttgataataatctctcagttgttgctgcctatgcatcgctctccgcatgtgtggctgtatcattaactcttgttctgaatccaaggaggagctagagaattgatctccttctgagctgtctgccccactctcctcctccctgtcactcatgtcttcttggtcagaggagccttcatcagcagattccaccggggggggggggggggcaaaacaggcctgcagcatgtggatgtctcccccacatccacagtccttggggcaggagctgggccagagctaaccacaacattactcCAACCCTCTGTGAGCTACTGGTGGgtctctgggtgcaattcaaggtgttggttattacctttaaagccccacatggcttagggccagactacacATGGGACCTCCTGCTACCTCGTACGTCCCTGTGAACAATAAGAAcccacagcgttggccttctccagctcccgtctaccaaacaatgccagttggctttggaaccaactgccaccGGAGACTCATACTGCCCCACCCTGCCGGCCTTCCGGGAAGCCGTCTTTTTCggtaggcttggggccattaagttgtaataataataataataatttattagatttgtatgccgcccctctccgaagactcagggcggctcacaacaataataaaaaacaatattacaatggaacaaatctaatattaaaaagaaaaaaacataaaaccccatcatttaaaaccatacaacacacacataccaaacataaaatataaaagcctgggggaggtgtctcagtttccccatgcctggcgatatcggtgggtcttgagtaatttgcgaaagacaaggag
This window harbors:
- the ICE2 gene encoding little elongation complex subunit 2 isoform X2; translation: MATAPAPAWTALSWDVPPQNGQDVYFSRDLYEKYSLAPTLSELMLLKRPSEDKAAPSPAGPEKKQPPGQEAAVKAEPSTTPLQEPRVPYPYVSSLSEKEQRRYLFLLSEYVHADPNLLPWSQRRNYAQYLEMKEFVSKEVAEFLKFTQNAARSCANDYSDISEEALLYTKDFLSASMGCVKDYPESYSLHEVTSLLGGQFSRQLTLKFEKSLLALGMVHLVKRFFPKLPTSINLPADKAEHEELCGTPEGRAAHLHNDISTDPNAEKLAAKYCPQVVLTGESLYALLNNHGLDYNQQWELPVSVKTVSLAGLKPVKVAFIDPPLLKKEMTVREKNQIFHEFLADFHTTKQSSIVARAVILDKPSDVLWGAELKTAHGRPVQESLSGDLDFNMDFTELESFASLATKPPRSSSPPAEISAPKPPGWSEAFSEPLKTEKGQGGRGSKAKENQEAVSSSGRTSPSGKKTLPDLDSEGNPSSEASEPMEAMDPGGGSLALPCQGKNLGLSSILGAFSGKNCNIGEVAAEEVGSPALSCSSDTDGDCLVIDIECDTEQGSDPGVVTSSPSPDPPAPPSPAPGPALLEKPAEASETHAKASPGRLRPRLSQKIDPLGQILKMQTRLLKPPPPNCPGQLPVTSERSVNPTQGQPGAHSLPLASSVVEPGQHTVTNTSPSSRFIWATCYQGPQKGILWDAVEEADDYQPPQHGNLVYKLYSLGDMLLLVRSSIQKVELRPHQKKAKFRRHFPVYVMPKLEYQAFYGVEILTEGEVCRLWTEGLLHSNTSFTVGHIDALTSQLFLLERLTGKTLRRRFGTFNPNNSLHILQNILKKVAGLQEGSFLLTHQAGNPSVSIYKSTEGIATRATYNLHTTHADLPQAPAAPSVPWVPLDPNIPLPHHFAQGRVPCTFPPLSDEGARTTKMSRKGKVFPGTPGHRGPTPRDPSLQAEPPRKKRGAVQGKGSRPENRGPNRKFWKKKHANQVKPLT
- the ICE2 gene encoding little elongation complex subunit 2 isoform X1, with the protein product MATAPAPAWTALSWDVPPQNGQDVYFSRDLYEKYSLAPTLSELMLLKRPSEDKAAPSPAGPEKKQPPGQEAAVKAEPSTTPLQEPRVPYPYVSSLSEKEQRRYLFLLSEYVHADPNLLPWSQRRNYAQYLEMKEFVSKEVAEFLKFTQNAARSCANDYSDISEEALLYTKDFLSASMGCVKDYPESYSLHEVTSLLGGQFSRQLTLKFEKSLLALGMVHLVKRFFPKLPTSINLPADKAEHEELCGTPEGRAAHLHNDISTDPNAEKLAAKYCPQVVLTGESLYALLNNHGLDYNQQWELPVSVKTVSLAGLKPVKVAFIDPPLLKKEMTVREKNQIFHEFLADFHTTKQSSIVARAVILDKPSDVLWGAELKTAHGRPVQESLSGDLDFNMDFTELESFASLATKPPRSSSPPAEISAPKPPGWSEAFSEPLKTEKGQGGRGSKAKENQEAVSSSGRTSPSGKKTLPDLDSEGNPSSEASEPMEAMDPGGGSLALPCQGKNLGLSSILGAFSGKNCNIGEVAAEEVGSPALSCSSDTDGDCLVIDIECDTEQGSDPGVVTSSPSPDPPAPPSPAPGPALLEKPAEASETHAKASPGRLRPRLSQKIDPLGQILKMQTRLLKPPPPNCPGQLPVTSERSVNPTQGQPGAHSLPLASSVVEPGQHTVTNTSPSSRFIWATCYQGPQKGILWDAVEEADDYQPPQHGNLVYKLYSLGDMLLLVRSSIQKVELRPHQKKAKFRRHFPVYVMPKLEYQAFYGVEILTEGEVCRLWTEGLLHSNTSFTVATVSPAVDVSPFPLGKSLPAAGHIDALTSQLFLLERLTGKTLRRRFGTFNPNNSLHILQNILKKVAGLQEGSFLLTHQAGNPSVSIYKSTEGIATRATYNLHTTHADLPQAPAAPSVPWVPLDPNIPLPHHFAQGRVPCTFPPLSDEGARTTKMSRKGKVFPGTPGHRGPTPRDPSLQAEPPRKKRGAVQGKGSRPENRGPNRKFWKKKHANQVKPLT
- the ICE2 gene encoding little elongation complex subunit 2 isoform X4 — encoded protein: MKEFVSKEVAEFLKFTQNAARSCANDYSDISEEALLYTKDFLSASMGCVKDYPESYSLHEVTSLLGGQFSRQLTLKFEKSLLALGMVHLVKRFFPKLPTSINLPADKAEHEELCGTPEGRAAHLHNDISTDPNAEKLAAKYCPQVVLTGESLYALLNNHGLDYNQQWELPVSVKTVSLAGLKPVKVAFIDPPLLKKEMTVREKNQIFHEFLADFHTTKQSSIVARAVILDKPSDVLWGAELKTAHGRPVQESLSGDLDFNMDFTELESFASLATKPPRSSSPPAEISAPKPPGWSEAFSEPLKTEKGQGGRGSKAKENQEAVSSSGRTSPSGKKTLPDLDSEGNPSSEASEPMEAMDPGGGSLALPCQGKNLGLSSILGAFSGKNCNIGEVAAEEVGSPALSCSSDTDGDCLVIDIECDTEQGSDPGVVTSSPSPDPPAPPSPAPGPALLEKPAEASETHAKASPGRLRPRLSQKIDPLGQILKMQTRLLKPPPPNCPGQLPVTSERSVNPTQGQPGAHSLPLASSVVEPGQHTVTNTSPSSRFIWATCYQGPQKGILWDAVEEADDYQPPQHGNLVYKLYSLGDMLLLVRSSIQKVELRPHQKKAKFRRHFPVYVMPKLEYQAFYGVEILTEGEVCRLWTEGLLHSNTSFTVGHIDALTSQLFLLERLTGKTLRRRFGTFNPNNSLHILQNILKKVAGLQEGSFLLTHQAGNPSVSIYKSTEGIATRATYNLHTTHADLPQAPAAPSVPWVPLDPNIPLPHHFAQGRVPCTFPPLSDEGARTTKMSRKGKVFPGTPGHRGPTPRDPSLQAEPPRKKRGAVQGKGSRPENRGPNRKFWKKKHANQVKPLT
- the ICE2 gene encoding little elongation complex subunit 2 isoform X3, whose product is MKEFVSKEVAEFLKFTQNAARSCANDYSDISEEALLYTKDFLSASMGCVKDYPESYSLHEVTSLLGGQFSRQLTLKFEKSLLALGMVHLVKRFFPKLPTSINLPADKAEHEELCGTPEGRAAHLHNDISTDPNAEKLAAKYCPQVVLTGESLYALLNNHGLDYNQQWELPVSVKTVSLAGLKPVKVAFIDPPLLKKEMTVREKNQIFHEFLADFHTTKQSSIVARAVILDKPSDVLWGAELKTAHGRPVQESLSGDLDFNMDFTELESFASLATKPPRSSSPPAEISAPKPPGWSEAFSEPLKTEKGQGGRGSKAKENQEAVSSSGRTSPSGKKTLPDLDSEGNPSSEASEPMEAMDPGGGSLALPCQGKNLGLSSILGAFSGKNCNIGEVAAEEVGSPALSCSSDTDGDCLVIDIECDTEQGSDPGVVTSSPSPDPPAPPSPAPGPALLEKPAEASETHAKASPGRLRPRLSQKIDPLGQILKMQTRLLKPPPPNCPGQLPVTSERSVNPTQGQPGAHSLPLASSVVEPGQHTVTNTSPSSRFIWATCYQGPQKGILWDAVEEADDYQPPQHGNLVYKLYSLGDMLLLVRSSIQKVELRPHQKKAKFRRHFPVYVMPKLEYQAFYGVEILTEGEVCRLWTEGLLHSNTSFTVATVSPAVDVSPFPLGKSLPAAGHIDALTSQLFLLERLTGKTLRRRFGTFNPNNSLHILQNILKKVAGLQEGSFLLTHQAGNPSVSIYKSTEGIATRATYNLHTTHADLPQAPAAPSVPWVPLDPNIPLPHHFAQGRVPCTFPPLSDEGARTTKMSRKGKVFPGTPGHRGPTPRDPSLQAEPPRKKRGAVQGKGSRPENRGPNRKFWKKKHANQVKPLT
- the ICE2 gene encoding little elongation complex subunit 2 isoform X6, with product MGCVKDYPESYSLHEVTSLLGGQFSRQLTLKFEKSLLALGMVHLVKRFFPKLPTSINLPADKAEHEELCGTPEGRAAHLHNDISTDPNAEKLAAKYCPQVVLTGESLYALLNNHGLDYNQQWELPVSVKTVSLAGLKPVKVAFIDPPLLKKEMTVREKNQIFHEFLADFHTTKQSSIVARAVILDKPSDVLWGAELKTAHGRPVQESLSGDLDFNMDFTELESFASLATKPPRSSSPPAEISAPKPPGWSEAFSEPLKTEKGQGGRGSKAKENQEAVSSSGRTSPSGKKTLPDLDSEGNPSSEASEPMEAMDPGGGSLALPCQGKNLGLSSILGAFSGKNCNIGEVAAEEVGSPALSCSSDTDGDCLVIDIECDTEQGSDPGVVTSSPSPDPPAPPSPAPGPALLEKPAEASETHAKASPGRLRPRLSQKIDPLGQILKMQTRLLKPPPPNCPGQLPVTSERSVNPTQGQPGAHSLPLASSVVEPGQHTVTNTSPSSRFIWATCYQGPQKGILWDAVEEADDYQPPQHGNLVYKLYSLGDMLLLVRSSIQKVELRPHQKKAKFRRHFPVYVMPKLEYQAFYGVEILTEGEVCRLWTEGLLHSNTSFTVGHIDALTSQLFLLERLTGKTLRRRFGTFNPNNSLHILQNILKKVAGLQEGSFLLTHQAGNPSVSIYKSTEGIATRATYNLHTTHADLPQAPAAPSVPWVPLDPNIPLPHHFAQGRVPCTFPPLSDEGARTTKMSRKGKVFPGTPGHRGPTPRDPSLQAEPPRKKRGAVQGKGSRPENRGPNRKFWKKKHANQVKPLT
- the ICE2 gene encoding little elongation complex subunit 2 isoform X5 — its product is MGCVKDYPESYSLHEVTSLLGGQFSRQLTLKFEKSLLALGMVHLVKRFFPKLPTSINLPADKAEHEELCGTPEGRAAHLHNDISTDPNAEKLAAKYCPQVVLTGESLYALLNNHGLDYNQQWELPVSVKTVSLAGLKPVKVAFIDPPLLKKEMTVREKNQIFHEFLADFHTTKQSSIVARAVILDKPSDVLWGAELKTAHGRPVQESLSGDLDFNMDFTELESFASLATKPPRSSSPPAEISAPKPPGWSEAFSEPLKTEKGQGGRGSKAKENQEAVSSSGRTSPSGKKTLPDLDSEGNPSSEASEPMEAMDPGGGSLALPCQGKNLGLSSILGAFSGKNCNIGEVAAEEVGSPALSCSSDTDGDCLVIDIECDTEQGSDPGVVTSSPSPDPPAPPSPAPGPALLEKPAEASETHAKASPGRLRPRLSQKIDPLGQILKMQTRLLKPPPPNCPGQLPVTSERSVNPTQGQPGAHSLPLASSVVEPGQHTVTNTSPSSRFIWATCYQGPQKGILWDAVEEADDYQPPQHGNLVYKLYSLGDMLLLVRSSIQKVELRPHQKKAKFRRHFPVYVMPKLEYQAFYGVEILTEGEVCRLWTEGLLHSNTSFTVATVSPAVDVSPFPLGKSLPAAGHIDALTSQLFLLERLTGKTLRRRFGTFNPNNSLHILQNILKKVAGLQEGSFLLTHQAGNPSVSIYKSTEGIATRATYNLHTTHADLPQAPAAPSVPWVPLDPNIPLPHHFAQGRVPCTFPPLSDEGARTTKMSRKGKVFPGTPGHRGPTPRDPSLQAEPPRKKRGAVQGKGSRPENRGPNRKFWKKKHANQVKPLT